The Corynebacterium poyangense genome includes a window with the following:
- a CDS encoding YigZ family protein, translating into MYSCPAENFRGSCEWEVQRSRFICVIGRIQSEKEARQFIDTVRREYPDARHHCHAFIVHSTDAQPRAYSSDDGEPAGTAGRPMLDVLQGSGLQDVVVVVVRYFGGIKLGTGGLVKAYSHSVTLGLELVPRVIRSRQNLYRVEIAHASAGKYQAEFRARGLNIIEVKYEEAVRLLLACAPEEEDYVRNLVAAVTQGEHDVVEAGQRWVDIPEETPVRG; encoded by the coding sequence ATGTATAGCTGTCCTGCAGAGAATTTCCGTGGAAGCTGTGAATGGGAGGTTCAGCGTTCCCGTTTTATTTGCGTGATAGGTCGGATACAGAGTGAAAAAGAAGCGCGACAGTTTATCGATACTGTTCGCCGAGAATATCCGGACGCTCGTCACCATTGTCATGCCTTCATCGTGCACAGTACCGACGCCCAGCCGCGCGCATATTCCAGTGATGATGGGGAACCTGCCGGAACTGCTGGTAGGCCTATGTTAGATGTCCTCCAGGGCAGTGGATTACAAGACGTCGTTGTGGTGGTTGTTCGATACTTCGGTGGCATCAAGCTAGGAACCGGAGGGCTAGTAAAGGCTTATTCCCATTCCGTGACGTTGGGATTGGAATTAGTGCCCAGGGTGATTCGTAGCCGTCAAAATCTGTATCGCGTGGAGATAGCTCACGCTTCGGCGGGGAAATACCAGGCTGAATTCCGAGCGCGAGGACTCAACATTATTGAGGTGAAGTATGAGGAAGCGGTTCGTCTGTTATTGGCATGTGCGCCAGAGGAAGAAGACTACGTCAGAAACCTTGTGGCCGCCGTGACTCAGGGCGAACATGATGTAGTGGAAGCCGGACAACGATGGGTTGACATTCCAGAAGAAACCCCAGTCCGTGGTTAG
- the treZ gene encoding malto-oligosyltrehalose trehalohydrolase, producing the protein MTKNSVIDVWAPRPQLVELVTEDSQGERHIHPMHKSGQWWSSTVPATPGLRYGFRIDGEVVAPDPRATSLPDGPHGLGEIIDPDFSWQDHDWHGRQLPGSVIYELHVGTFSNQGTFDGVINHLDYLVDLGVTTIELMPVQPFGGNRNWGYDGVSWHAVHDGYGGPDGLRRLVNAAHLKGLAVYLDVVYNHFGPDGNYTGLFGPYALPGSMTGWGEVVNISGPDSDEVRRYILDAVKLWFEVYHIDGLRLDAVHAYDDTGAYSIMENIQNVADEVSEKSGIPRQVVAESDLNDPRLINKVEAGGYGLAAQWADDIHHALHTLVSGELHAYYADFGSPSDLKKTLLGAYKFAGDYSSFRGRTHGRPVDTSAVPPWKFITYTTTHDQTGNRARGDRPSMNLIPTQQVLKAAIIYCSPFTPMLFMGEEFGAQTPFPFFCSHTDPELNRLTKEGRYHEFARSGWDESEVPDPADPETFHSAVLDWNFTTTEQEIFNAYRQLLQLRKEYHLDRDTWRSLNVEIGDEDTPWIAFGYSDVALIANLSTQPLTVPVGGNLRYSFSEPTVSSHSTDLGPWEFALVTEPSWG; encoded by the coding sequence ATGACTAAAAATTCTGTGATAGATGTTTGGGCACCACGTCCACAGCTCGTGGAATTAGTTACCGAAGATTCGCAGGGGGAACGTCATATTCACCCCATGCATAAATCGGGCCAGTGGTGGAGTAGCACAGTTCCCGCCACGCCTGGATTGCGTTATGGGTTTAGGATCGACGGCGAGGTGGTTGCTCCTGACCCTCGCGCCACATCCTTACCTGATGGCCCTCACGGCTTAGGTGAGATTATTGACCCAGACTTCTCTTGGCAGGACCATGACTGGCACGGACGCCAATTACCTGGCAGCGTCATTTATGAACTGCATGTCGGAACGTTTAGCAACCAGGGCACCTTCGATGGTGTTATTAACCATCTTGATTATCTCGTTGATCTTGGAGTAACCACTATCGAACTCATGCCGGTACAGCCTTTTGGCGGCAACCGTAATTGGGGATATGACGGCGTGTCCTGGCACGCCGTTCACGATGGTTACGGCGGACCTGATGGTCTCAGGCGCCTAGTAAACGCCGCGCACCTCAAAGGCTTAGCTGTCTACCTCGACGTGGTCTACAACCACTTTGGGCCAGACGGAAACTATACCGGCCTTTTCGGCCCCTATGCTCTTCCCGGTTCGATGACTGGATGGGGCGAGGTTGTTAATATCTCAGGCCCAGACTCTGATGAAGTCCGACGCTACATTCTCGATGCCGTCAAATTATGGTTCGAGGTTTATCACATAGATGGCCTTCGCTTAGACGCAGTACACGCCTATGATGACACCGGCGCATATTCCATTATGGAAAATATTCAAAACGTCGCTGACGAGGTCTCAGAAAAGTCCGGGATCCCGCGTCAGGTTGTTGCGGAATCGGATTTGAACGATCCCCGCCTTATCAACAAGGTCGAAGCCGGTGGTTATGGTCTTGCTGCGCAATGGGCGGATGATATTCACCATGCATTGCATACCTTAGTTTCTGGTGAATTACACGCTTATTATGCCGATTTCGGTTCTCCTTCGGATCTGAAAAAAACTCTGCTTGGGGCATATAAATTTGCCGGCGATTATTCTTCATTCCGAGGACGAACCCATGGTCGCCCCGTTGATACCTCTGCGGTTCCACCGTGGAAATTCATCACCTACACCACAACTCACGACCAAACTGGGAATCGAGCCAGAGGTGATCGCCCGTCTATGAACCTCATTCCTACCCAGCAAGTCCTTAAAGCAGCAATTATTTATTGTTCTCCTTTTACCCCCATGCTCTTTATGGGAGAAGAATTCGGGGCCCAAACACCGTTCCCTTTCTTCTGCTCCCATACGGATCCTGAATTAAACCGGCTCACCAAAGAAGGGCGATATCATGAATTTGCCCGATCTGGCTGGGATGAATCAGAAGTTCCAGATCCGGCCGATCCTGAAACCTTCCACTCCGCGGTGTTAGATTGGAATTTCACCACCACTGAGCAGGAAATTTTCAACGCCTACCGTCAATTGCTTCAGCTGCGCAAAGAATATCATCTGGACCGAGACACGTGGCGCTCATTAAACGTGGAGATCGGAGACGAGGACACGCCGTGGATTGCGTTCGGCTATTCAGACGTCGCTCTTATTGCCAATTTATCCACACAGCCGTTAACTGTCCCGGTGGGAGGAAACCTGCGATATTCCTTTTCTGAGCCCACGGTATCTTCC